GGAGCTTGTTGTCGGCCGTGCTGAGCACGACAAAACCTCGGTCGGCCTGCACAAAAATATTGAACAAACTGTCCAGAATTTTCGGCAGGATTTGATCGATTGCGGTGGCCTGCGCCAAGTTTTGCGTGATTTCGATCATGGCCCGCAACTTTGTCTCGGGATTCGCAGTCAGCCGCACTCCCTCGCCACTGGCGCGAATATCGAGCTTCATCATGACCGTGCTGCTGCCAACCTTGCCGTCATCTCCTTCCTCGACAGTAAACAAGCCGTCGTAAGTTTCGTCGCTACTTGGTAATTGCAACGCGGCTGGCGCATCGGACCCGTCAAGGTGAAAGGTCAACGTCAGATCGCAGATTTTTACTTCGTCGCCATTGCTGAGCGGCTGCGGCGACGAGATTAGCTGCCCGTTGAGCAATGTGCCGTTTCGACTCCGCAAGTCTTCGAGAATATACCGTCCATCAACCAGCGAAATCTGAGCGTGTTGCCGACTGACCGCGCCCTGATCGAGCACAATGTCACAATCGGGATGCCGCCCCAAGATCGCTCGTTCTCCCTCAATGGGCAGACGCTGGCCGATTTGATTGCCGTTCAGGAATTCCAGCACAGCCATGAGAGTCTTACGGGGAAAAGCGTTGCGGTGTTGACCGAATCGGCAGCCACCGGCCGCCGAAAGGAATCGATCTATCGATTTTATGAGCCGCCTAGCGCGAGCGTCAATCGCCGCGTCGGCCGGAATAGTTGGTCGATTCGAGGCCCGGCAGCCGATTTCCTCGCACCCCATTCGAAGGCCGTTACGAAATCGGCACCGTCTTCGCACTTTGCAACTCGCGGTGGCGGGCGTCGAGAGTGTAATCGGCGCGAATCCGGCAGGTGTTTCCCTTGACGCACCGCGGCGGCAATTCTAGGCTTAAAGTCGTGGGCAACCCTTGGGGAATGGTGTAACGGTAGCACGAATGGCTCTGGACCATTTAGTCTAGGTTCGAATCCTAGTTCCCCAGCCTTCCATGCGAAGGCGACATCTCGTCAACGCGCATTCCGCGGCAAGCCTTTCATCGGCCCATTAGGCCACGCGGCCCGTCTGGTTTGGATGCAAATACCACGACTGCTCCATCCGACGATTGTGACGGAATCGACGGCGGTGCCACGGAAAATGAGCTCGGCGCAATGCCATTGGATCCACGCCTAAACCGAGAACATCTCGTGATGGATTTGGTCCGAAATGGCTTCCTGAATCTTGCGGTTCACAAGCCCCGCCCCTCATGCCCGGCCTCGACCGCCGGCTTTCCTGCCTACCGCCTGCCGCCGATAGCCCAGAAATCTCCCCCTCAACCCCCTTGACACGGACTGGAACGCCCGTATACTTACCTGCAATGTATACAACTGTGCAAAAACTTCAGAAAACCGCCAAACGATCAGCAATCAGCAACAAGCCATTTGCCTCTGAACCCTCTCCACGGACCACCCCCTTATTTTCCATCGACCCTCGCCACGCCTGGAACGTCAAAAACAATCGTAAATTCCCGATTCATTTCACGGTTGCCTCCCAGTATTTTGCGACCCCCCCCGGAAATGAACCGGAAATTGACAACTCGCAAATCTGCACGGCGCTCGGGAAAAACCGCACTTCTCCCACTCCTATCTTTCCACCACAAAAAATTTTTCCAAAACCGCACGAAGACGCCAAACGCAAATTCCCCGACTTAAACCCATAGGAGAACGAAAAACACCGATTTAACCCCCCATCTTCATCCATCATCCATCGGATGCGCTCTGCTAGGCTCCCGGCCTCGCACAGGGCATGTGGGCGAAAGCAGGAGGTTGTTTGTCGCCAAAACCTAACGCTGTCCAGATGGTCACTGCCATTGGCAGGTGGATCCTTGTTGGCATACAGACTCTTCAGCGAACTTGCTGTTTATGATGCAGGCAGGTTTGATGGCGATGGGTTTGACTCACATGCAACCGCGCTGGTCTTTCGATAACCATTTCCTCTCAATGCCATTGTGGTAAGCTTCTGATGCATTGGTTGGCATTCGTCGGACGTAGTAGTTCGCCAGTCGTTGCACTGTCGTTGTGCCTGATCGTGGCTCGCTAGAGACATTCCGAGCGGAGCGATGGGTGTAGTACGGTGGTGGGGCTGGCGGCGAAGCGTCCTATTGGCCTAATGAACCGAAAGACTAGCATCGAATCAACTGGTCCCAGAGCGTTGCAATGGAAGCAGCACTTTCCCACCTTGTCACGATCAACGGCGGTTCGTCGAGCATCAAGTTCGCGATTTATGCCGCTGCCGATCGACGATCGCGCATCGGCGGCGGCGTCATTGAGCGAATTGGCACGGCCGAGACAGCGTTAACCGTCACGCGCGCCGACGATCGTCGTGTCGAGCGACGACCGATCCACGCAGCCGATCATCGGCAAGCGGCCGAGCAGCTTGCCGATTGGCTGTTGGCGCAAATTGGCGCGACGCAAATCGCCGCAGTCGGCCATCGTGTAGTCCATGGAGGCACACGTCTCATCGATCATCAACGGATATCCGCAGAGGTATTGGCCGCCCTTCGCGAAGCGCAACCGATCGACCTGGCTCACCTGCCGCGAGAAATCGCGCTCATCGAAGTATTCACGCAGCGGCTTCAGCACACGCCGCAGTTCGCTTGTTTCGACACCACATTCTTCCGCGAATTGCCGCGCATTGCACAAGCACTGCCGATCCCGAGAAAATATGACGCCGATGGAATTCGACGCTTCGGCTTCCACGGGCTTTCGTACAGCTATCTTGCATCGGAACTGCGAAAAATAGCGCCGCAGGAGGCCGCGGGACGCGTGATTGTCGCGCACCTTGGCTCCGGTGCCAGCATGGCTGCCATGCGAGGCGGCCAGCCGATCGACACAAGCATGGCGTTCACTCCAACGGCTGGTTTGGTGATGGGGACTCGTCCCGGCGACCTCGATCCGGGGTTGCTGCTCTATTTGATGCGAGTTGAAAGCCTGTCGCCTGAACAAATGGACGACTTCATTCACCAGCGCTGCGGCATCATCGGCCGCTCGGAAACAACTTCCGACATGCGAGATTTGCTGGCGCGCCGTGCGGACGATCCGCGCGCTTCGGAAGCCGTTGCCCTCTTCTGTTACCAGGCCAAGAAGTTCATCGGTGCTTATGCGGCAGCACTGGGTGGGCTTGACTCGATCGTGTTTTCCGGAGGAATCGGCGAACATGCGGCCGAAGTTCGGGCCGAGATTTGCGACGGACTGGGGTTTTTGGGTGTGCGGCTCGACGCACAGCGGAATCTCAAATCGGCGGCGGTGATTTCCGCAGACGGCTCGCCTGTCGCCGTGCGAGTCATCCCCACGGACGAAGAACTCGTCATTGCCGAAATTGTCGGGAGTCTAGTGGAGGTGGAGTCAGCAAGATAGCATGTTGATTGGCACGATTGATGCAGTAGACTCGCCAGTTGGCCGGATACCGTTGGCGTATCGCTCGTCGTCGAGAATCGGCCACTAGCAAAGGAGTGTACCATGTCCTACGAACGTCTTTCACCTTCGGCCGCTTCCGCCCTATCCGCGGAAGCCCTAAATAAGATCGACGCCTATTGGCGGGCGGCAAATTATCTTTCGGTTGGGCAGATCTACTTGCTCGACAATCCGTTGCTGCGCCTGCCGCTCGAACCGCGGCACGTGAAGCCGCGTTTACTAGGACATTGGGGAACGACGCCAGGACAAAATTTCATCTATGCCCATCTCAATCGGGTCATCAAGAAATATGACCTCGACATGATCTATATCTCTGGACCAGGACACGGCGGCCCTGCGCTGGTGGCAAACACCTATTTGGAAGGGACATACAGCGAGGTTTATTCCAACATCACCCAGGACGAGGCCGGCCTTACGCGACTGTTCAAGCAATTCTCGTTTCCGGGGGGCATTCCCAGCCATGTTTCGCCAGAATGCCCAGGATCGATCCATGAAGGCGGAGAACTGGGCTACTCGTTGAGCCATGCATTTGGCGCTGTTCTCGACAATCCAAACCTTACGGTCGCCTGCGTCATTGGAGATGGCGAAGCGGAAACCGGACCTTTGGCGACCGCATGGCATTCCAACAAGTTTCTCAACCCAGCAACCGACGGGGCGGTCCTGCCGATCTTGCACTTGAACGGTTACAAGATTGCCAACCCCACCATCCTGGCGCGCATCTCTTCGGAAGAGTTGCAAAAACTGCTAGAGGGCTATGGTTGGACGCCGTACTTTGTCGAAGGGCACGAGCCGGAAAAGGTCCATCAGGCGATGGCTACCACGCTGGACCGCTCGTTCGAAGAAATCCAGCGAATCCAAGATGAAGCGCGCACTGCCAGAAGAACGGCGCGCCCACGATGGCCGATGATTGTCCTGAATACTCCCAAAGGCTGGACTGGGCCGAAAGTGGTTGACGGCCTGCCAGTAGAAGGAACGCACCGATCGCACCAAGTCCCGCTGTCGCAGCCAGCGACCAACCCAGAGCATCTCAAGCAGCTCGAAGCATGGATGAAAAGCTATCGGCCGGAAGAATTATTCGACGCAGCAGGGCGATTCAAGACGGAACTTGCCGACCTGGCTCCCCAAGGTTCGCGCCGCATGGGCGCAAATCCTCACGCCAACGGTGGAATCTTGCTTCGCGATCTGCGAATGCCCGATTTTCGTGAATATGCCGTCGAAGTTCCGTCGCCAGGCAAAGTCGAAGCCGAAGATACTCGCGTTTTAGGCGGCTTCCTTCGCGATGTCGTGAAGCTCAATGCCGACCAGCGCAATTTCCGAGTTTTCGGTCCCGATGAAACGACTTCCAATCGGCTCAATGCCGTGTTCGAAGCGACCGACCGCCAATGGGAAGCCGAAACGCTTGAATCCGACGATCATCTGGCCCACGATGGACGGGTGGTGGAAGTCCTCAGCGAGCATCAATGTCAAGGCTGGCTCGAAGGCTATTTACTGACGGGCCGCCACGGCTTATTCAACAGCTATGAGGCGTTCATTCACATCGTCGATTCGATGTTCAATCAGCACGCCAAGTGGCTGAAAGTGACGTCCGAACTGCCTTGGCGTCGAAAAATCGCCTCGCTGAATTATCTGCTCGCGTCGCACGTCTGGCGTCAAGACCACAACGGCTTTACTCATCAAGACCCTGGCTTCATCGACCACGTTGCCAACAAAAAAGCCTCCGTATCGCGAATCTACTTGCCGCCGGATGCCAATTGCCTGCTGTCGGTCATGGATCATTGCTTGCGGAGCCGGCATTACGTCAATGTCGTCGTGGCCGGTAAGCATCCAGCGCCGCAGTGGCTGTCGATGGATGCTGCTATAACTCATTGCACCAAAGGCATTGGCATCTGGCAATGGGCCAGCAACGATGGCGGCGCGGAGCCAGATGTGGTCATGGGCTGCGCGGGCGATGTGCCGACGCTCGAAACGCTAGCGGCTGTCTCAATTCTGAGAGAGAATTTGCCCGATCTGAAAATCCGCGTCGTCAACGTTGTCGATCTGATGAAATTGCAGCCCACTTCGGAGCATCCGCACGGCCTAAGCGACCGCGATTTTGATTCGCTGTTCACGACGGAAAAACCAGTGATTTTCGCCTACCACGGCTATCCCTGGTTAATTCACCGCCTCACCTATCGCCGCACGAATCACGGCAATTTGCACGTCCGCGGCTACAAAGAGGAGGGCACGATCACCACGCCCTTCGACATGGCAGTCCTCAATGACTTAGATCGTTTCCACCTTGCGCAAGATGTCATCGATCGCCTGCCGCAACTGGCGGGAAGAGGAGATTATCTCAAGCAGAATCTGCGCGACAAGCTGGTTGAACACAAGCAATACATCCGCCGCTATGGCGAAGACATGCCCGAAGTGCGCGATTGGAAATGGGGCACATCGTTGGAAGGGCCGTGAGGCAATGATTTTGATCCTGATCTGCCGCGGTTTGGTCGTCGAATTTTCGAGCGTTGCATAAAAAGCAATTCATGAAGACAACTGCCGAGATCGCCGCTTATCTTGCTTATCGGATCGGCTGCATCTACTATCATGACCGGCCGCTCAGCTATGGTGGCACACCTGCTGGAGTAGAGCTACTCTTGGATGCCTACCACGACATTTGGGCGCGCGCTGAGAGCCGTGAAGTCGAACTGGAATCGATCTGGCGGGCCGAACTGAAGCAAGAGGATTGCGGCACGGGTGAATTCGCGATCCACTATTCACGTACCCATCCCGAAGCGGACGACGACGAAATTGCCCAATACGTCATCGAACATTGGCGACGGGTAACCAAACAGTTGCGCGTCCCCATTCCCCATCGGCAACTCGAGCAAGACTTTGCCGACCATCTTCAAGTCCAGAAGAAACGATTCAATTGGTAAGTGCAGCGGCGCAAAGGATTCGGCTTAGATTGCGGTTCGGCTCTCTTGTCCTTCTCCGCTTCTACGCGATTGTTCTCGTTGTTGAAGTTCATGCAAACACCGCAACGCGGCGGGTGGAATGGTCACCGCCGGTTCGAATCCGTGAAACAGCGGCAACAGCGGCTTCAAGAAATAGCCCGACACGTATTGCGCGAAATGCGACACGACATGGCCGGCTCCATCGCGGACGCCCACCGACGCAGCGTTTGTCAGCAGCGCAATGAGCGTCTGCTTCAAACCTTCGCGGCCCAGGTCAACGAGCGCGCGCGCGGCCACCCAACGCACGTCGGAAATTTCATCATCGAGAGCGTCGGCCAGCGTGTTCGCGGCACTCTCATCGCCGATGGCTCCAAGCGCCTTTGCTGCTTCCCAGCGAACCTGTTCCAGCGGTGATTTAAGCTGATGGATCAGTGGGATCACCGCTTCAAGCCCGACGGACACCAGCGATTCACGCGCATCGCGCCTCACAACCGGGTCGTCGCTCTTCAGCGACTCCAATAGTTTCGGAATTTCGGCCACCAGGCCGTTATCGGTTTCATGTGTCGATGCCATAATTGCACCCAATTGCTAAACGTCTGCCGCTGGCTCGCTTTTTCTTTCTACGCGATTCGTGGCGCATTCGGTCGCTATCGGCAACTCGGCCTGACAGAAATGTTATGCGGCGCAGCCCCGGCAGAAATCGCCTGCTGCTAGTCGCAATACCGCCCACCTATTTTTTGGCACGCAGGTTCCAAGCCTCAAACCACTGCTCGCTTGTGGGTTTCAAATCGAACTCTTTGATTAACCGACTCTGCATGTCCGCCATGTGTCCGCCGCCGTAGAAGATGGCGATCTTCTTGCGGCCCGCTTCGATTTCTTTTTCTAGCACGGCCAGAGCAGCTTTGTTCCGTTCGGTAATAAGCGTCGAGCCATCCGGGCCATTCAGCGCATTCATCATGATATCCATATTGGTGAATTGATCGGCCATGACACGCTTCAATTTCAACGAGCGGTCGCGGTCGAACAGTGCCATCAGCAAATCGAGGTCGGTCGATTGGCCAGGATTGGATGCCTGTTGGGCCATGCTGGCCGTCATCAGACGCATGAATATCGTCCAGAAGCTTTCACCCTTGTTTTCCATCGACTTTGCAAACTCGTCCGGCGTCAGATCGGCATGGACGAAGTGCTTCTTCGTGTAATCGATGCACTCGAGTTGGAACTCCAAATCCAGCATATCTTTCATGCCGGTTTGAATCGTCGAGACCAAGCTTCGGCGTTGGCCGCCCCCTTTGGGAATCTTTGTTCCCGTAGGAGCGACAAGTTCGAATAGCACGACATCATATTCGTCGAACCGCTTGTTCAGCGCATCGTAATAGGCCTTCTCGCCGACGTGGACAGCACTCACCAGATCGACTTGCAAGCCCGGGCGATCATTCCCCCTGGGGACAAACCGCACGACGGACGTTTCCAAGGCCAACGGCTGCTTCTTCTCGTCGCGAGAAATCCGCAAATATCGCTTGCTGTCGGCCTTGGCCTTAGCCTTCTCTGGTGGATCTTCGGCACGGACGAAACCAACCCCTTGGATTAGCAAGGCGAACAACGTAAGCGTAAATACTGCAGGAAAACGCGACCGAAGCATAGTGGATTGCAATGATTGCAACTCCGAAGTTGAAACGAGCAGCCACAACTCAACTTATTAATTGTAGGACTGTTCGTCGCTACGGACAACGAGCGGTGCGGCAGTTTCATAACTGCCTTAGTTGGACAGCGCCACATAGTTGTAGCAGCTTGAGTTGCGATAGCCCAGGACTTTCGGACAACGGCGGGGGCCGAATAATGTTTCCCAAAGGAGGTCCGAAAGATGAACGAGTCGAAGCAAGAAGCGTCGATGCGTTGTCGTCGGTTTGACGACGAGTTCAAACAGGCAGCGGTGCGGTTAATCGTCGAGGAGAGGTACACATTCAAGGGCGCGGCGATGGCCGTGGGGGTGAGAGCGCCGTGGAATCAGCAGCCGTGTCATGGCGACGCGGCGATCTGGGAAATGAAAAACTACAAACGCTGTATCGGCTGCCGCTCAACGTGCTTGGGCTGCCGCTTCCCGAACATCGGTTGAAAGACTTGTATGTCGAGTTCTCCAAAATCGGTCAGCGGATCGGACAGAAGAACGCGGGACTGGATCGGCTGATCGCAGCGATGGAAGTTGTCGAGACGGCGGGCACGGTGGCCGGGGCAGTCAGCGGCGTCGGCGCGGTGGCGCAACTGGGCATCGCCGTCGGCAAGCAAGCCGTCAAAGAAGGCGCGAAGAAGGCCGTGTGGACCGTCGTCAAGACTGCGGCCGTCATCGGAACGACGGTCGTCGCCGAGCAAGGGGCCGAGTATGCGGCCCGCCAGTTGGGAGCTTCGGAAGAAACGATCAAGGGCATTCAATTGGCCTCGATGGTGGTGGGTGCGATCTTGGTGCGGCGCAGGGCGAGCGCCGCCAGCCAAGAGGCCGCCGAAGCCAGCGCCACGGCGAAAGTGAAGGATCTCGAAACGGCGCAAGCGTCTCGCGTGAATGCTGTCGCCGGCCCCGTCACGAAAGTGTCCGCCGGCGTGTATAAGAACAACCTCACAGGCAACGTGCTGGAGTTCGTCAAGAACGTCCAGGGGCAACTGGTGAAGGTGCTGGACATAGCCGTGGCGAATGTGAAGGCGGGAAGCGGACTGGCGAAAGACAAACCGTGGGCGCAAAAACTAAAGGGCATGTCTTCCGACAATTCTCAATATGCCAAGACGTTCGGAAACGCGGTGCATGAGGAAGCGGAGTTGCTGATTCAAGCGGAACAAATGGCCGATAGATTGCCGAGAGAACTGGTAGTTAACAGGAGTAAGGACTTTTCAAGGCTGGATTTGCCGAACGATTATGGTGGCCCACGTCCGGACGTGCGTTTATCACTAGGCAATGGTAAAGAAGCGGTTTTCGACTTTACCACCAAGTCGCAGGCAGGTAGCAGACTGAAGGGACATGCAGGGAGCAAGTACGGTAGCTACAATCACGTTGATTACACGGCCGATTTGGTGTATGAGAGGTAAAGCAATGTTGAGGCAAAAGATGGCCACAAAACGTGAGTTGCGCGAACGCTGGAATGTTGAGCCAGGCCGAACCATTCGGGAGCGAATTCTCGATTTTGAACGTCCCTTACGGGCCGGCCATGGTCGTAGCTCTGAGGAAATATTTAAGTTACTCGAAGGTCTTCCGTACCGCGATGAAGTGCCCTACGGCAGAGATCTACGGGGCGCAGATTTCCTCGGTAGCCGGGAAATGGATTTTTCTGATACAGATTTTTCCTATTCGACTCGAGTAGGAAGTTTTTATGATTGCAATCTTGAACGCGCTCGTTTTGATGAATCGGGTGAGGCAATTAGTCTCGGCAACGTTCTTAACGGTGCTAGCTTCCGTAAAGCGAAACTGCGCAGCTGTTTTATGCGCGAGAGTCAAGCTCGCAACTGCTGCTTCGACGATGCAAATGTCTATCACATGGATTTTAAGGGCACTGACCTATCCGGTTCTTCGTTCCGCAACGCCAATTGCAAAGGCGTCAGTTTCTCACGCTCTATTCTCTTGAATTGCGACTTCCGGGGCGCGAATCTAGAAGAAGCTGTATTCGCCGAGACGGTAATCGACAAAACGACCGATTTCCGCGGCGCCTCGCTCATCAATGCTTGCCACGACGACGATTACGACAATGCTGGCAACTTTCTCTCTCATGGCGTCGATCTGCGGCTAGCGAACTACGACGCAACCACCAAGTTCGGCACCGACCCCTTGGCGTTCCCGCTGGAGTATCATCGGCGAGCGGTCGAAATCGCCACCCGCGATTACGGAGCGGAAGGAATGAAAATGGCCGCGTTCTTTCAGCGATCAATCGACCATATGCTGGCCCGCGGCGAGCGCTCCATCGACTGGGAAAACGAGCAAATCGCAAACCTCAATCCCCAAGACCGCGCGCTCTACGAGGAAATCATGGATGAGACCTTCCGCAGTTTGCGTTGATCCTTTGGCGGCGGCCGAGTGGACGTTCGCCATGGATCTGGCCGTGTTGGCCTACGAATACGACGTGTTCTATGCCGACGCGTTCGCCGATCAGCTCGACAGCCTGGCCAGCTCCCCCTGGGCCGATCTGACCGCGGCCAGTGGCTGGCGCAAGTGGGCACCGAGGTCAGCCGGGCGGCCATGCAAGGGGCGCAGGTGAGGTGCTGACGAATTGACGGACAGGGGAACTCCTTAAAATGAACCTTCAAGGAGTCCCTAATGAGCAAGAAGCTATTGAATCGGAAGTGGGCCTCGACGCGAGCGGTCCGGCAGG
The Pirellulales bacterium DNA segment above includes these coding regions:
- a CDS encoding HEAT repeat domain-containing protein; this encodes MASTHETDNGLVAEIPKLLESLKSDDPVVRRDARESLVSVGLEAVIPLIHQLKSPLEQVRWEAAKALGAIGDESAANTLADALDDEISDVRWVAARALVDLGREGLKQTLIALLTNAASVGVRDGAGHVVSHFAQYVSGYFLKPLLPLFHGFEPAVTIPPAALRCLHELQQREQSRRSGEGQESRTAI
- a CDS encoding pentapeptide repeat-containing protein — its product is MATKRELRERWNVEPGRTIRERILDFERPLRAGHGRSSEEIFKLLEGLPYRDEVPYGRDLRGADFLGSREMDFSDTDFSYSTRVGSFYDCNLERARFDESGEAISLGNVLNGASFRKAKLRSCFMRESQARNCCFDDANVYHMDFKGTDLSGSSFRNANCKGVSFSRSILLNCDFRGANLEEAVFAETVIDKTTDFRGASLINACHDDDYDNAGNFLSHGVDLRLANYDATTKFGTDPLAFPLEYHRRAVEIATRDYGAEGMKMAAFFQRSIDHMLARGERSIDWENEQIANLNPQDRALYEEIMDETFRSLR
- a CDS encoding phosphoketolase family protein, with the translated sequence MSYERLSPSAASALSAEALNKIDAYWRAANYLSVGQIYLLDNPLLRLPLEPRHVKPRLLGHWGTTPGQNFIYAHLNRVIKKYDLDMIYISGPGHGGPALVANTYLEGTYSEVYSNITQDEAGLTRLFKQFSFPGGIPSHVSPECPGSIHEGGELGYSLSHAFGAVLDNPNLTVACVIGDGEAETGPLATAWHSNKFLNPATDGAVLPILHLNGYKIANPTILARISSEELQKLLEGYGWTPYFVEGHEPEKVHQAMATTLDRSFEEIQRIQDEARTARRTARPRWPMIVLNTPKGWTGPKVVDGLPVEGTHRSHQVPLSQPATNPEHLKQLEAWMKSYRPEELFDAAGRFKTELADLAPQGSRRMGANPHANGGILLRDLRMPDFREYAVEVPSPGKVEAEDTRVLGGFLRDVVKLNADQRNFRVFGPDETTSNRLNAVFEATDRQWEAETLESDDHLAHDGRVVEVLSEHQCQGWLEGYLLTGRHGLFNSYEAFIHIVDSMFNQHAKWLKVTSELPWRRKIASLNYLLASHVWRQDHNGFTHQDPGFIDHVANKKASVSRIYLPPDANCLLSVMDHCLRSRHYVNVVVAGKHPAPQWLSMDAAITHCTKGIGIWQWASNDGGAEPDVVMGCAGDVPTLETLAAVSILRENLPDLKIRVVNVVDLMKLQPTSEHPHGLSDRDFDSLFTTEKPVIFAYHGYPWLIHRLTYRRTNHGNLHVRGYKEEGTITTPFDMAVLNDLDRFHLAQDVIDRLPQLAGRGDYLKQNLRDKLVEHKQYIRRYGEDMPEVRDWKWGTSLEGP
- a CDS encoding acetate/propionate family kinase — encoded protein: MEAALSHLVTINGGSSSIKFAIYAAADRRSRIGGGVIERIGTAETALTVTRADDRRVERRPIHAADHRQAAEQLADWLLAQIGATQIAAVGHRVVHGGTRLIDHQRISAEVLAALREAQPIDLAHLPREIALIEVFTQRLQHTPQFACFDTTFFRELPRIAQALPIPRKYDADGIRRFGFHGLSYSYLASELRKIAPQEAAGRVIVAHLGSGASMAAMRGGQPIDTSMAFTPTAGLVMGTRPGDLDPGLLLYLMRVESLSPEQMDDFIHQRCGIIGRSETTSDMRDLLARRADDPRASEAVALFCYQAKKFIGAYAAALGGLDSIVFSGGIGEHAAEVRAEICDGLGFLGVRLDAQRNLKSAAVISADGSPVAVRVIPTDEELVIAEIVGSLVEVESAR